The Mesotoga sp. BH458_6_3_2_1 genome window below encodes:
- a CDS encoding PfkB family carbohydrate kinase, with protein MSPMNEKKPRILVIGDLFLDRYVYYDPALSKPSLETGLMTVTGIKEEFSPGAAGNVAKNLAMLDVEVIVLGPVGCDGRLYDLERELSRYGICTQFLIKSQAHVTPVYTKFINLTTGEEDLPRLDVPPTGLNETSKAEMLGAIGLLVPTVDAVVVEDQADIPGRGCVDNEIVCRLLEMRTRFRDKIFIADSRTKPEAFTGFLVKANLNEFIRGLKGMDILSKDESEVPDKILVQRHLVDFSRKVRSPVVITAGEDGSFCFEYGVLNRVFRLDGEVRDVCGAGDAYIAALTVDQCSEENTLLDSARMATKAAALCVSQKGTGTLSIQALSALSEPEYSEIDDPSIFRNTCRLPGNVKRVLFDFDGTISLLREGWQPIMRDLMIRFITGKKQIGEDELSRLRVEVNEFIAETTGFQTILQMEGLRKLVVQYGFVPPDEIMTPLEYKKIYTGYLKDIVKKRINENTKSRYLLRGALGFLKALRKRGVTLLVASGTDKEDVIKETKYLGVHSYMNGGVFGALNSVEEYSKKKVIERLMKEEKIKPDELVVIGDGPVEITVGREAGAFTLGVASNEKAGFGWNKEKFERLEKAGADVIIPDFSTRASLTKLIFKNEI; from the coding sequence ATGAGTCCAATGAATGAAAAGAAGCCAAGAATCCTCGTTATCGGAGACTTGTTTCTGGACAGGTACGTCTATTACGATCCCGCTCTGTCGAAACCAAGCCTAGAGACGGGGCTCATGACAGTAACTGGAATCAAAGAGGAGTTTTCTCCCGGGGCTGCTGGAAACGTGGCCAAGAATCTTGCGATGCTTGATGTGGAAGTAATCGTGCTGGGGCCTGTGGGCTGCGACGGAAGGCTGTACGATCTCGAAAGAGAACTCAGTAGGTACGGAATATGCACTCAGTTCCTAATAAAGTCGCAGGCTCATGTCACGCCAGTTTATACAAAGTTCATAAACTTGACCACGGGTGAGGAGGATCTTCCAAGGCTGGACGTTCCTCCGACTGGTCTGAACGAGACAAGCAAAGCCGAGATGCTAGGAGCAATCGGACTTCTTGTGCCAACCGTCGATGCCGTCGTTGTCGAAGACCAGGCAGACATTCCCGGGAGGGGATGTGTAGATAACGAGATAGTATGCCGCCTTCTCGAAATGCGCACAAGATTTCGAGACAAGATCTTCATAGCTGATTCCAGGACCAAACCCGAGGCCTTCACCGGTTTTCTTGTGAAGGCTAACTTGAATGAATTCATCCGTGGTTTGAAGGGAATGGATATCCTGAGCAAAGATGAAAGCGAAGTTCCCGACAAAATACTGGTCCAGCGACATTTGGTGGATTTCTCTCGGAAAGTCAGATCGCCAGTTGTAATTACCGCTGGCGAAGATGGATCGTTCTGTTTCGAGTATGGTGTGTTGAACCGGGTTTTCAGGCTTGACGGAGAAGTGAGAGATGTCTGTGGAGCGGGAGATGCTTACATTGCCGCACTCACGGTAGATCAATGCTCTGAAGAAAACACCTTATTGGATTCAGCTAGAATGGCAACGAAAGCCGCAGCACTCTGCGTCTCTCAGAAAGGGACAGGAACACTTTCAATACAAGCGCTTTCCGCGTTGAGTGAACCCGAATACTCCGAAATCGATGATCCTTCAATCTTCAGGAACACCTGCAGGCTTCCTGGTAATGTTAAGCGAGTACTCTTCGATTTTGATGGCACGATTTCTCTCCTAAGAGAGGGCTGGCAGCCAATTATGAGAGATCTCATGATACGTTTCATTACCGGAAAGAAGCAGATTGGAGAAGACGAGCTTTCAAGACTCAGGGTCGAGGTAAACGAATTTATTGCTGAAACCACAGGTTTTCAAACAATACTGCAGATGGAGGGACTCCGTAAGCTCGTTGTTCAGTACGGGTTTGTTCCACCTGACGAGATTATGACTCCACTGGAGTATAAGAAGATCTATACCGGATACTTAAAAGATATAGTGAAGAAACGCATCAATGAAAACACTAAAAGCAGATACTTACTTCGCGGAGCGCTTGGGTTCCTGAAGGCCCTGCGAAAAAGGGGAGTCACTCTTCTGGTTGCATCGGGAACCGATAAGGAAGATGTGATAAAGGAAACAAAATACCTAGGAGTACACAGCTACATGAATGGCGGGGTCTTTGGAGCATTGAACAGCGTCGAGGAGTATTCGAAAAAGAAAGTCATTGAAAGGCTCATGAAAGAGGAGAAAATAAAGCCCGACGAACTCGTTGTAATAGGCGATGGGCCCGTTGAAATCACTGTAGGCAGAGAAGCCGGGGCATTCACCTTAGGGGTTGCCTCAAATGAGAAGGCCGGTTTTGGCTGGAACAAAGAGAAATTTGAAAGACTGGAGAAAGCCGGGGCAGACGTAATAATTCCCGATTTCTCGACTAGAGCCTCGCTTACGAAACTAATTTTCAAGAATGAGATCTGA
- a CDS encoding dipeptidase — protein MRKTLLVLIAVAAIVSLGWACTTVIVTKGASVDGSVMTSHSCDCGECDFRYVFIPAADFEAGSKRPVYPFHEPYPRYIGKDMGPTYDDPNFAPYEPLGYIDQVEHTFAYYEAAYGVINEHQVAIGECTCSAKVYAQPVAGECIFDIAALSKVALERCTTARDAVKVMGDLAVEYGYYGWGETLTVTDPNEAWVFEVCASPDKKSALWAAKKVPDGEVFVEANIFRIRELDPENPDIMFSPNLIEVATEAGWYDPSTGPIDWMATVSTGEYSQPYYSLRRIWRVLDRVAPSKEFSPWVEDGFTTDYPFSVVPDEKLSVADVISLFRDFYEGTEFDLTEGLAAGPFGNPNRYAGSSKLIKGSWERAISIFRCDYVFVTQVRNWLPDPIGGVVWFGAAAPHESILVPLYCGINDVPYAFDHGNLHEFDADVAGWAMNFMGNWAELKFSYMYPEIQSLQQKIEGKLFAVQPAIEAAAAQLYEVDPELCKEFLTDYVADVTNRVMEDVWDFNRYLITKYRDGYINVPNVGSSAGYPDWWLDAVGYDEGHIFGDDGYKAK, from the coding sequence TTGCGCAAAACGTTGTTAGTTCTGATTGCCGTAGCTGCAATCGTGAGTCTAGGATGGGCTTGCACGACCGTAATCGTCACCAAGGGTGCATCAGTTGATGGTTCTGTTATGACAAGTCATTCCTGTGACTGCGGTGAATGTGATTTCAGGTATGTCTTCATTCCTGCGGCCGACTTCGAAGCCGGTAGTAAGAGACCTGTATATCCTTTCCACGAACCTTATCCACGCTATATTGGTAAAGATATGGGCCCGACTTACGATGATCCTAACTTCGCACCTTACGAACCTCTTGGATACATCGATCAGGTTGAGCACACATTTGCTTACTATGAAGCGGCATACGGCGTCATCAACGAACATCAGGTTGCGATCGGCGAGTGTACCTGTTCGGCAAAGGTCTACGCCCAGCCTGTAGCAGGCGAGTGCATCTTCGATATAGCTGCTCTTTCAAAAGTGGCACTAGAGAGATGTACAACAGCAAGAGACGCAGTTAAGGTCATGGGAGACCTTGCAGTTGAGTACGGTTATTACGGCTGGGGAGAAACCCTGACCGTTACTGACCCCAACGAAGCATGGGTCTTTGAAGTATGCGCATCACCCGACAAGAAGAGCGCTCTCTGGGCAGCAAAGAAAGTCCCGGACGGAGAAGTCTTCGTCGAGGCCAATATTTTCAGGATCAGAGAACTAGATCCGGAAAATCCCGACATCATGTTCTCTCCTAATTTGATCGAAGTTGCTACCGAAGCAGGCTGGTACGATCCCAGCACCGGTCCTATCGATTGGATGGCAACTGTAAGCACAGGCGAGTACTCTCAGCCCTATTACAGTTTGAGAAGAATCTGGAGAGTACTTGACAGGGTAGCACCCTCTAAGGAATTCTCTCCTTGGGTAGAAGATGGATTCACGACTGATTACCCGTTCTCGGTAGTACCTGATGAGAAACTTTCAGTTGCAGACGTAATCTCTCTGTTCAGAGACTTTTACGAAGGCACAGAATTCGATCTAACTGAAGGACTCGCAGCAGGACCTTTCGGCAATCCTAATCGCTATGCAGGATCGAGCAAGCTTATAAAGGGTAGCTGGGAAAGAGCAATCTCAATATTCAGATGTGATTATGTTTTTGTTACACAGGTCAGAAACTGGTTGCCGGATCCTATCGGTGGAGTCGTATGGTTCGGAGCGGCAGCACCTCATGAATCGATTCTCGTTCCCCTTTACTGTGGAATTAACGACGTTCCCTACGCATTTGATCATGGCAATCTTCACGAATTTGATGCTGACGTAGCAGGTTGGGCCATGAACTTCATGGGCAACTGGGCGGAACTGAAATTCAGCTACATGTACCCCGAGATACAGTCTCTTCAGCAGAAAATCGAAGGAAAGCTCTTTGCAGTACAGCCAGCGATTGAAGCGGCAGCAGCACAGCTCTACGAAGTTGATCCCGAACTCTGTAAGGAATTTCTCACAGATTACGTGGCTGATGTAACTAACAGAGTCATGGAAGATGTTTGGGATTTCAACAGGTACCTGATAACTAAGTACAGAGATGGATATATCAACGTTCCCAACGTCGGATCTTCTGCAGGATACCCCGATTGGTGGCTTGACGCAGTAGGATACGATGAGGGTCACATATTTGGAGACGACGGTTACAAAGCAAAGTAG
- a CDS encoding YibE/F family protein — MRLKKALLYIMGAVLFGYVLFTFINASVNDQSTIKGKVLEIVSFDETGGYSGKGLQTLRIKILNGSHAGEEVIVENHFTDNTAMDIRVEDGDTVVLYVDQRGEETFHITDFIRQRYVFVIVLVFIALLLLIGRTSGLKSFITLTITGLIIIKVMLPLILAGFDPIGASSLSAVLITVLTFGIVSGINTKSFSAAFGTLCGVLSASVIAYITGSLANLTGLSSDEATMLVYIPQNIHFDFMGLLFAGIIIGTLGAVMDVAMSISSAMFEMKSLNPDIATGKLVKSGFNIGRDIMGTMTNTLTLAYTGSSIFLMLVFLAYKTPLIRIINMDVIATEIIRAFAGSIGIILSIPATVFLSAYLLNKYHSKKT; from the coding sequence TTGAGATTGAAGAAAGCTTTGCTCTACATAATGGGAGCGGTCTTATTCGGTTATGTGCTTTTTACTTTCATAAATGCTTCGGTAAACGATCAAAGTACGATCAAGGGAAAGGTCCTGGAGATCGTAAGTTTCGATGAAACAGGAGGTTATTCGGGAAAGGGTCTGCAAACACTTAGGATCAAGATTCTTAATGGAAGCCATGCCGGTGAAGAGGTGATTGTCGAGAACCACTTTACAGATAACACCGCGATGGATATTCGCGTGGAAGACGGCGATACCGTAGTGCTTTACGTTGATCAAAGGGGAGAAGAGACTTTCCACATAACTGACTTCATAAGGCAGAGATACGTCTTCGTTATTGTGCTAGTATTCATAGCCTTGCTTCTGCTTATTGGAAGGACCTCCGGGCTCAAATCGTTTATAACTCTTACTATCACTGGCCTAATCATAATCAAAGTGATGTTGCCGCTGATACTTGCCGGGTTCGACCCTATAGGCGCTTCTTCGTTGTCGGCGGTATTGATTACAGTGCTTACTTTCGGAATCGTCTCCGGTATCAACACGAAGTCATTCTCTGCGGCCTTCGGCACTTTGTGCGGCGTACTCTCTGCAAGCGTTATTGCTTACATAACCGGCTCACTTGCCAACCTTACGGGTCTGAGCAGCGACGAGGCAACGATGCTCGTGTATATACCCCAAAATATTCATTTCGATTTCATGGGTCTGCTGTTTGCCGGAATAATCATCGGGACGCTGGGTGCAGTGATGGATGTCGCGATGTCGATCTCTTCGGCAATGTTTGAAATGAAATCCCTCAACCCCGATATCGCGACGGGCAAACTCGTGAAATCGGGCTTCAACATCGGCAGAGATATAATGGGAACGATGACCAACACTCTTACCCTCGCGTACACAGGAAGCTCAATCTTCCTGATGCTGGTCTTTCTGGCATACAAAACACCTTTGATAAGGATAATCAACATGGACGTAATTGCAACAGAGATCATCAGAGCGTTTGCAGGAAGCATTGGGATAATCCTTTCGATTCCGGCCACCGTCTTCCTCTCGGCTTATTTGCTTAACAAATATCATTCAAAGAAAACCTGA